The window TCAGGCGTTCGCATTTTAAATGACATACCAAGATAATCCAACCAAAGTGACAAACCTTGACTACCGACATAGGTTTTCAAAACATATCGTTGATCAGCATTTAAAACTGTCATCAAACTATCCCCACTCATTTCCATACGCCCATAAGTACGCCTTGAAATCATCAAAAATGAAGCCATTTGGCTCTGCGTCAAATGATAATGAATACGAAATTGTACTAAATCGCAACCAGTCATCTGATCAAAATTTAAACTAGCGTAATTCTCTGACATATCTTAAACGTTCGGCAATATCATTCCAATAATCTAATCGTTCAATACGCTGGTTATTATCAATAGGTTTAAATGACATCACCCAATCGCCACCTCCCTCCTGATAAACTTTTTCAGGTACAACAATATCCATTATTTCTAATTTTGGCGGTAACTTATCTGCTTCAACTAAATATGTTTGGGCTTGTTCTACCTCATCTGTCTTCTCATCAAAACGACAAAATAAAAACGCATAACTAGAGTCATACGTTCTACCATTCGTCTCATGAGGTAACAGAGTTAAATACTTATACTTCATATCAGCTCCTTTAGGACTTTTATTACATTTTTTTAATATAAGGGGCAGATATTACAATTTTGCCCCTCAATACAAATGTGGTTTAAAAGTTACTCCCCCAGGCGTTGAGGAGGGGTTACCTGTCGGTTTATTTGTAAATTTACCCCCCCTATTAGTAATTTGGGGGGTTGGCGAATTTGATCAAGTGATTGTACGTTATCCAGCGCACAATCGGCTACAAAGACACAACGGCACGTAATCCCCTTTTCCAACGCCACCAGTCGCGCACCAGCAGAGCTGGGCGCTTCCTTTTTCACAGCAGAGCTGTTCCATGGCTGAAAAGGGTCAACGTGCCGTAAGTGCTTTGCTTAACGCCTCATGCACCCCGACTGCCTACAATCACTAAATCAAATTAGACCTGCCAAATAACTAATAGGGACTAACTAAAAGTTCATTTCTACATATTTAGCGCTTTTACTATCCAAAAATTCCTTAATCTCACCCATCGGCTCAACTGGAACGGCTGGATATTGCTGACCTAATTCATCAAAATATTTAAACGGGACAAAGTCTTTAGGAATAACAGGCGCAAAAAATGATCTGGCTTGCCCTGGTGTCATAGCTAAATAACCCCACCCCTTTAAATTCTTTGAGAGTTCCTTAAACTGCACTTCGTCAACATCATCAGGGAACATCATAGACAGTCCACTAGATTTCATCTTACCAAGTGCCACACGGAACTGAAATTGATCACGAGACGCACTACCAATCGTATCAGCCGTTGGTTTCTGCATAGCAATCGCTACAAAGTAACCTAATTGACGACCTAACATGGTAATTTGTCCCAAAATTTGCTGTATCGCTTCACTTTCGTTATATTTCAACCCAGAAACAAACGCACCAAATTCATCAAAAACAAAAAAATGTGGTTTTAAACCATACTTACGATAGTTCCCAACATTTTCTTCTAAATTATCATTCAATAGATCATGATATTCACGACCACGCTTAATCATTTCCAAATAAAAACGATAAAACGATTTTAAAATACGATCACGACCATAAGTCACACGATATTTTAGGGACGCTGTTTTGCCAAGCACTGATAAATCAGTCTCTTTAGGATCTGCAACATCAACAACCGCACCACTTTTAATCAGTCCATTCAATAGACTAAACAAAAAGAATGATTTACCAGAACCCGTGTCACCAGAAATAAGTGCCTGGGGATATTTTTCATAATCCCAAACCACCCCTTTCATAATTTCAATCGTATGATCTGTTATAGTCATATCAGCTAATCCCAAACGTAATCCCAACGGATTAGAAATAAAGTCAAATGACTTAAACCCAAATATATCATTTGTTCCCACACCGTCCGCAAACAACATAGCCGACATAGGTTGTGAAATACGTCGATCACGAAAACGATCTTGATACTTTTGTCCGTCCATTGGTAAATAGATTGAGAAACCAACCTTACCATTGTTCTTTAAACTGACTTTTGGTAGCTTAATTTTTTGTTTTACCAATGCCAACCACCTTTCTCACCACCCAAATCAAAACTCAAACGGTGTTCTTTTTCATCAACTTCCTTAAACAAATAATATTGATTAGCAATTAGCCAATTAGATAGCCTTTCTAAGCGGAAAACAGTCGCCCAAAAACCTTGAAATTGATAAGTCTTCCAATACCAATAACTTGTACCAAGCACTAGGACAACCATAGCAATCAAAGTCAAATAAAGACCTGGTAACAAACTATTGACGAAATCCAACCAATCAACTTGTGTGACTAATGCTTTGGTAAAGCTGACTAACCCTTTACTAGGTGGCATGATAGCAAGCAAACGAAAAACAATCGTGATCAAAAATATGACCACTGGCACAAGTCCAATCGCAATAAAAACATCACGTCTTAAATGCCTGTGCCAATAACGAACACGGAAACCACGGGGAAATAATTTACTCATTGATTAACCCCTTTCCTGCCATTACTTAGTTTTGGCTTCAGCAGGCTTAACAGTTGTTTGTGGCTTATTCTCAGCAGTTGCCTTTGAAATGCCACTAGCAGAGAAGAACAAAACATCTTGATCTGGATCATCATTGGTTGAACCGTCAAATAATGACACAACCAAATTTTCAAATTCAACCTTATCAAATGGCTTAAAGGCACCCTCTGGGAATACTTCAACAGGTACACGAACTGTTAATGCCTTACCATTTTCATCACTCACACGAACATCTTTAGCAATCAAATCACCAACACGGGAACCACGATCTTGTTGTTCCTGATAAGTCAAAGTCTCAAAGACACCACGAGTGGCACCATACATAAATGAACCAGTAAAGAAATCTGTATCAACAACAGGGAAATACTCACCCTTAACCACAACCATAGTACGGGCTGACTCATTCGCCCAGGTAGTCGCTACTGTTTCATTTTCTTTCTTAATAACAGCAGTCAAACCAGAAACTTTAGTACGTGAACCACCAATTGACACCAAATCAAGCGTCATATTTTCAAACTTCACAATATCTTTTGGCTTCAATCCCTCTGGCAACTTACCAACTGGTGTAACAGTCAAAGCATCAGCGTCAGAACCTTCAATCAAAAACTGTGGTCGCCCATTATCAGGTGTTCCTAAATACAAAAACTTCAAGTTACCTTTTTCAGGTAACAACTTCAACATCTTACTCATAAAAAT is drawn from Leuconostoc mesenteroides subsp. mesenteroides and contains these coding sequences:
- a CDS encoding cell division protein FtsK — protein: MVKQKIKLPKVSLKNNGKVGFSIYLPMDGQKYQDRFRDRRISQPMSAMLFADGVGTNDIFGFKSFDFISNPLGLRLGLADMTITDHTIEIMKGVVWDYEKYPQALISGDTGSGKSFFLFSLLNGLIKSGAVVDVADPKETDLSVLGKTASLKYRVTYGRDRILKSFYRFYLEMIKRGREYHDLLNDNLEENVGNYRKYGLKPHFFVFDEFGAFVSGLKYNESEAIQQILGQITMLGRQLGYFVAIAMQKPTADTIGSASRDQFQFRVALGKMKSSGLSMMFPDDVDEVQFKELSKNLKGWGYLAMTPGQARSFFAPVIPKDFVPFKYFDELGQQYPAVPVEPMGEIKEFLDSKSAKYVEMNF